In Apostichopus japonicus isolate 1M-3 chromosome 5, ASM3797524v1, whole genome shotgun sequence, a single window of DNA contains:
- the LOC139967612 gene encoding TBC1 domain family member 12-like isoform X2 encodes MFLISRNPFRKSTKAANNTDTVPGVDPSWGSLSQTPPGSPGRSLQQIAEERQKKGQTHPPTSSNSWKNRKPGLTYASSTTALILENRPPHLPAKNPEEQQKHVLEYQEMIRGAKKKEVRDHKKQLKELEVRLRHEDGVQMHLQTWQDEILPNWETMKNNKKARDLWWQGIPPSVRGRVWMLAIGNELNITPELFEIFLLRARDRIKYISDLDSDGESEEAQAGSLEDSVDVIKLDIARTFPNLCIFQKGGPYYDYLHSVLGAYACYRPDVGYVQGMSFIAAVFLLYLSPPQAFHCFANLLNKSCQLAFFRLDQQVMHAYFATYEEYFQENMPRLYEHFQEQKLTPDIYIIDWMYTLYIKSMPLDVACVILDVFFRDGEEFLFRTALGILRHYEEVLLQLDFIQIAQFLSKLPSQLSSEDLFQSIEEIDMHNQKRFKEVLAGHLAQALTTNS; translated from the exons ATGTTTCTCATCAGTAG AAATCCGTTTAGAAAATCCACCAAAGCAGCCAACAACACGGATACAGTACCTGGTGTGGATCCATCATGGGGATCTTTAAGCCAGACACCGCCAGGGAGCCCCGGTAGGAGTCTGCAGCAGATAGCAGAAGAACGACAGAAGAAGGGCCAAACCCACCCTCCGACCTCCTCAAATAGTTGGAAGAACAGAAAACCTGGTCTGACGTATGCCAGCTCAACGACTGCTCTTATTCTTGAGAACAGGCCACC ACACTTGCCAGCGAAGAATCCAGAAGAACAGCAGAAACACGTCCTGGAATATCAAGAAATGATCAGAGGTGCCAAAAAGAAAG AGGTGCGAGACCATAAAAAGCAGCTGAAAGAGCTGGAGGTGAGACTGAGACACGAGGATGGTGTACAGATGCACTTACAGACATGGCAGGATGAGATACTACCAAACTGGGAAACCAT GAAAAATAACAAGAAGGCAAGAGACTTGTGGTGGCAAGGAATACCTCCAAGTGTCAGGGGTCGTGTGTGGATGTTAGCAATCGGCAACGAACTCAATATCACACCAG AATTATTTGAGATTTTCCTTTTAAGAGCCAGGGACAGGATAAAATACATCAGTGACCTAGATTCAGATGGAGAATCAGAAGAAG CTCAAGCGGGGAGTCTAGAGGACAGTGTAGATGTGATCAAATTAGACATCGCCAGAACATTTCCTAATCTATGCATCTTTCAAAAG GGTGGCCCGTACTACGACTATTTACACAGCGTCTTGGGTGCCTATGCTTGTTACAGACCCGACGTCGGTTAT GTACAGGGGATGTCTTTTATCGCTGCCGTATTTCTTCTCTACCTTAGTCCACCTCAGGCATTCCACTGCTTTGCAAATCTACTTAACAAATCTTGCCAGCTAGCTTTCTTCAGATTGGACCAGCAAGTC ATGCACGCATATTTTGCCACATATGAAGAATACTTTCAAGAAAACATGCCCAGACTTTATGAACACTTCCAAGAACAGAAATTAACTCCAGATATATACATTATAGATTG GATGTACACGTTGTACATTAAATCCATGCCATTGGACGTAGCTTGCGTAATCTTAGACGTCTTCTTCAGAGACGGCGAAGAATTCCTCTTCAGGACAGCTCTCG GTATTTTAAGACACTATGAGGAGGTACTTCTACAGTTGGACTTTATCCAGATTGCCCAGTTTCTCAGCAAACTACCTTCGCAACTCAGCTCAGAGGATCTCTTCCAGTCCATCGAAGAGATCGACATGCACAATCAGAAGCGGTTTAAGGAGGTTCTCGCCGGTCATCTGGCTCAAGCCCTGACCACAAACAGCTGA
- the LOC139967612 gene encoding TBC1 domain family member 12-like isoform X1, producing the protein MILIDECSITTIRTRDVIEPFVLAMSTNQIQCGSPELAGHRKVGLLVNGSHSMVPKGQQVDEGNGRALHIRETTSQTPDHANIADDGMESEDASGKGNITLNSGSDDGKATSVNKTVHIAEHQVLANSVKVLTDNSNSFESNKDSLQRRDNGDFPGDGSDATQQPQSALSKEPSNVNVSDSSDTNLFGEISPENASEILEELNNPPDSPATIDVTEIPQLESCELRRPQDFETSLNSNRTDAQITETSTKMVRESSVKLTPLTPSTSVVSHSGTLPLSQSDSPIDGGESQSKIVSSPEGVSRSRTSTANSQSTEYSSSTSAATEDLSVGDVESDFVEVNLQGQPTSTNGNTLKTGTKPKKKGLSGFFAKNPFRKSTKAANNTDTVPGVDPSWGSLSQTPPGSPGRSLQQIAEERQKKGQTHPPTSSNSWKNRKPGLTYASSTTALILENRPPHLPAKNPEEQQKHVLEYQEMIRGAKKKEVRDHKKQLKELEVRLRHEDGVQMHLQTWQDEILPNWETMKNNKKARDLWWQGIPPSVRGRVWMLAIGNELNITPELFEIFLLRARDRIKYISDLDSDGESEEAQAGSLEDSVDVIKLDIARTFPNLCIFQKGGPYYDYLHSVLGAYACYRPDVGYVQGMSFIAAVFLLYLSPPQAFHCFANLLNKSCQLAFFRLDQQVMHAYFATYEEYFQENMPRLYEHFQEQKLTPDIYIIDWMYTLYIKSMPLDVACVILDVFFRDGEEFLFRTALGILRHYEEVLLQLDFIQIAQFLSKLPSQLSSEDLFQSIEEIDMHNQKRFKEVLAGHLAQALTTNS; encoded by the exons ATGATACTAATTGATGAGTGCTCTATTACCACAATCAGGACCAGAGATGTAATCGAGCCATTTGTGTTAGCAATGTCCACAAACCAGATCCAATGTGGATCTCCTGAGCTTGCAGGCCACAGAAAAGTTGGCCTGCTCGTGAATGGGTCGCATAGCATGGTTCCAAAAGGTCAACAGGTGGATGAGGGCAACGGCAGAGCGTTGCACATAAGGGAAACCACCTCACAGACGCCAGATCACGCAAACATAGCAGACGACGGAATGGAAAGCGAAGATGCCAGTGGAAAGGGAAACATAACACTCAATTCAGGAAGTGATGATGGGAAGGCGACTTCCGTTAACAAAACTGTGCATATAGCAGAGCATCAGGTACTCGCTAATAGCGTTAAAGTGCTTACAGATAATAGTAACAGTTTTGAGAGTAACAAGGATTCATTACAACGGAGGGACAATGGCGATTTTCCAGGTGATGGTTCGGACGCTACACAACAGCCGCAGTCTGCTTTAAGTAAGGAACCCTCGAATGTGAACGTCTCGGATTCCAGCGACACTAATTTGTTTGGGGAAATATCGCCAGAAAATGCTTCAGAAATATTGGAAGAATTGAATAATCCTCCAGATTCGCCTGCTACTATAGATGTCACAGAAATACCACAATTGGAATCTTGTGAACTGAGAAGACCGCAGGATTTTGAGACTAGTTTAAATTCGAACCGTACGGATGCTCAGATTACCGAAACTTCCACAAAGATGGTACGAGAGAGTTCCGTAAAACTAACCCCACTAACTCCATCCACGTCAGTTGTATCGCACTCAGGAACGCTGCCACTCTCTCAGTCTGATTCACCGATCGATGGCGGGGAGAGTCAGTCTAAGATTGTTTCTTCCCCCGAGGGTGTTAGCCGGAGTAGAACTAGCACTGCTAACAGCCAAAGTACAGAGTATTCTTCCAGTACATCAGCTGCCACAGAGGATCTAAGTGTAGGAGATGTTGAGTCAGACTTTGTGGAGGTCAACCTCCAGGGTCAGCCAACGTCCACTAATGGCAACACTCTGAAAACTGGGACCAAACCAAAAAAGAAAGGCCTGTCTGGATTTTTTGCCAA AAATCCGTTTAGAAAATCCACCAAAGCAGCCAACAACACGGATACAGTACCTGGTGTGGATCCATCATGGGGATCTTTAAGCCAGACACCGCCAGGGAGCCCCGGTAGGAGTCTGCAGCAGATAGCAGAAGAACGACAGAAGAAGGGCCAAACCCACCCTCCGACCTCCTCAAATAGTTGGAAGAACAGAAAACCTGGTCTGACGTATGCCAGCTCAACGACTGCTCTTATTCTTGAGAACAGGCCACC ACACTTGCCAGCGAAGAATCCAGAAGAACAGCAGAAACACGTCCTGGAATATCAAGAAATGATCAGAGGTGCCAAAAAGAAAG AGGTGCGAGACCATAAAAAGCAGCTGAAAGAGCTGGAGGTGAGACTGAGACACGAGGATGGTGTACAGATGCACTTACAGACATGGCAGGATGAGATACTACCAAACTGGGAAACCAT GAAAAATAACAAGAAGGCAAGAGACTTGTGGTGGCAAGGAATACCTCCAAGTGTCAGGGGTCGTGTGTGGATGTTAGCAATCGGCAACGAACTCAATATCACACCAG AATTATTTGAGATTTTCCTTTTAAGAGCCAGGGACAGGATAAAATACATCAGTGACCTAGATTCAGATGGAGAATCAGAAGAAG CTCAAGCGGGGAGTCTAGAGGACAGTGTAGATGTGATCAAATTAGACATCGCCAGAACATTTCCTAATCTATGCATCTTTCAAAAG GGTGGCCCGTACTACGACTATTTACACAGCGTCTTGGGTGCCTATGCTTGTTACAGACCCGACGTCGGTTAT GTACAGGGGATGTCTTTTATCGCTGCCGTATTTCTTCTCTACCTTAGTCCACCTCAGGCATTCCACTGCTTTGCAAATCTACTTAACAAATCTTGCCAGCTAGCTTTCTTCAGATTGGACCAGCAAGTC ATGCACGCATATTTTGCCACATATGAAGAATACTTTCAAGAAAACATGCCCAGACTTTATGAACACTTCCAAGAACAGAAATTAACTCCAGATATATACATTATAGATTG GATGTACACGTTGTACATTAAATCCATGCCATTGGACGTAGCTTGCGTAATCTTAGACGTCTTCTTCAGAGACGGCGAAGAATTCCTCTTCAGGACAGCTCTCG GTATTTTAAGACACTATGAGGAGGTACTTCTACAGTTGGACTTTATCCAGATTGCCCAGTTTCTCAGCAAACTACCTTCGCAACTCAGCTCAGAGGATCTCTTCCAGTCCATCGAAGAGATCGACATGCACAATCAGAAGCGGTTTAAGGAGGTTCTCGCCGGTCATCTGGCTCAAGCCCTGACCACAAACAGCTGA